The following coding sequences are from one Hippopotamus amphibius kiboko isolate mHipAmp2 chromosome 9, mHipAmp2.hap2, whole genome shotgun sequence window:
- the LOC130861496 gene encoding olfactory receptor 52N5, producing MLLSNNSYVSPKYFILNGIPGLERVHVWISLPFCTMYIISLVGNLGLVYLIHHEESLHRPMYFFLAMLSLVDLFTCTTALPNALCIFWLNLKEINFNACLVQMFFVHGFTGVESGVLMLMALDRYVAICYPLRYATVLTNPIIAKAGLATFLRGVLLMIPFPFLVKRLPFCQSNIISHTYCDHMSVVKLSCASIKVNVIYGLMVALLIGVFDICCISVSYTMILRAVVSLSSADARQKAFSTCTAHISAIIITYVPAFFTFFTHRFGGHTIPPSLHIIVANLYLLLPPTLNPIVYGVKTKQIRENVKKLLQGEKGASIQDN from the coding sequence ATGCTGCTTTCCAACAATTCATATGTgtcccccaaatattttattcttaatggAATTCCTGGTCTGGAAAGAGTACATGTATGGATCTCCCTCCCATTCTGCACAATGTATATTATCTCCCTTGTGGGAAACCTTGGCCTTGTGTATCTCATTCATCATGAGGAGTCCTTACATCGcccaatgtatttttttctggcaATGCTCTCCCTCGTTGATCTCTTTACCTGTACCACTGCTCTACCCAATGCACTCTGCATCTTCTGGTTAAATCTCAAGGAAATTAACTTCAATGCTTGTTTAGTTCAGATGTTCTTTGTCCATGGGTTCACAGGTGTGGAGTCTGGGGTGCTCATGCTCATGGCTCtggaccgctatgtggccatttgCTACCCATTGCGTTATGCAACTGTACTAACTAACCCTATCATTGCCAAAGCTGGGCTTGCCACCTTCCTGAGGGGTGTGTTGCTGATGATTCCTTTTCCATTCTTGGTCAAGCGTTTGCCCTTCTGCCAAAGCAATATTATCTCCCATACATATTGTGACCACATGTCAGTGGTGAAGTTATCCTGTGCCAGTATCAAGGTCAATGTCATCTATGGTCTGATGGTTGCTCTCTTGATTGGAGTGTTTGATATCTGCTGTATATCTGTTTCTTACACTATGATCCTCCGGGCAGTGGTCAGCCTCTCCTCCGCAGATGCTCGGCAGAAGGCCTTCAGCACCTGCACTGCCCATATATCTGCCATTATTATCACCTATGTTCCAGCATTCTTCACCTTCTTTACCCACCGTTTTGGGGGACACACCATTCCCCCTTCTCTTCACATCATTGTAGCTAATCTTTATCTTCTTCTTCCCCCAACTCTGAATCCCATTGTTTATGGGGTAAAGACAAAACAGATTCGAGAAAATGTGAAAAAGCTCCTCCAAGGTGAGAAAGGTGCAAGTATTCAGGATAACTGA